One segment of Ureibacillus thermophilus DNA contains the following:
- the rpsO gene encoding 30S ribosomal protein S15 yields the protein MAISKERKNEIIKEFQLHEGDTGSPEVQIAILTEEINVLNDHLSVHKKDFHSQRGLLKKVGHRRHLLKYLREKDVQRYRTLIEKLGLRR from the coding sequence ATGGCAATTTCTAAAGAACGCAAAAACGAAATCATTAAAGAATTCCAACTTCATGAAGGAGATACTGGTTCTCCAGAAGTGCAAATCGCAATCTTAACAGAAGAAATCAACGTATTAAACGATCACTTATCAGTTCATAAAAAAGACTTCCATTCTCAACGTGGACTTCTTAAAAAAGTAGGTCATCGTCGTCACTTATTAAAATATTTGCGTGAAAAAGACGTCCAACGCTACCGTACTTTAATTGAAAAATTAGGTCTTCGTCGTTAA